The genomic interval TATGAAAATGCGTTGTGACAACCATGAAATACCTTAAACCTAAGGAATAATGATTATGATGGGCGGAGGCAAGTTACGTTAGCAGTGGCAAGTGCACGGCAACACCATCGTTCGAGCAGTCTAATTATTCTAAGCTATTCCAAATAGACGCATGGCGATTGGACAGCGATGCGGCATCGCTCTTAGCCATGCCGGGCGTATTGGGAGGTGTAACCATGTAGGCGCTCGAGGTGAGCTGCTCGGAGGAGTTGGTGTTGCCAGTGCCGTTGCCACTGCTGATTATCGCAGATTCGTCGGGGGCAGGGCCCCCATTGTTTGCCGGACGGCTCAGCTTATGGATACAGCTGATCGTCGGCTTTAAGTTCATGGTGTGCACAAGCAGATAGCGAAAGAGTACATCGTGCGCCAATGGTTTAATGTGCAAATCATTTGTGTGCTGTACCTCACGCATTTTGAAGAAGGCCATGCCCGTCAGCAGAGCATCCGAGCCGGCCTGATGCTGGGGGCCCACGCGCCGCAGTTCCAACTGATCGGCCACCTCCTGCAGGCCGCCCTTCAGGTTCTTGCACGACTTCATCAGATACTTGATGTCGAAGATGTTGGGAAAGTAGATGTGCAGCAGATCGAAAAATTCAGATTCGTCCGGGGGCAGGTTCTGATCGGTGAGCAGCTTTAGAAGGTAGCCAAAATCGTAGCCGGAGTGGAAGCACAGCCACTTGATGTTTTCCACCAGCACGATGCCGGAGCTCATCAGCAGTTCGGCGAAGTCGATGGGATCGATGCCATCCTCCTCGTGCTTCTTGAACTGAATTCCGGAGTTCTGCAGGAGATCGATCGAGTCCTGCGCATACATGTCCTCGCTAGGGAAACAAACGATAATGTAGGACCCCCCATTAGAGCATAAACAAAACACTTTTACCTTAGATTGAACTTGAAGTTAAACTGCCAGGTGGAGTAGCCGGGTGGTGTCTTTCCATCGTCGTCCATGAAGGTGAGCCCCAATTGGATGATCCGCAGCAGATCGACATTGCAGCGCAGCAGCTGGTAATGATAGTCCGCCGTGGACCGGAACTCGCCGACTGGACGTGCTACCACGCCCGGAAACTCGGTGTCCATGGCCACATAGTGGTACTTCTGCACCACTTTCCGTATGGTGCGGAACTCCTCCTCCAGGTTTTGCTTCCACACATCGCGGATGCCGCACTCCTCGTTGCTGGGTATGTGGGCATGTGGCGCGCCACTGATGGCCGAGGGCATTGTCTGGGAAAGGTATCGGTTGTGGGTCAAACTACTTGTAATGTATACATATTTCAGTGTATAAGTGTGTAtatgtttgtgtttgtttagCCCTAATTTAAGATGTGGAATATTAGTTTTCGCCATCAATTCTATGATTAGTTGATCAAGTCCTATCCTTTTATGAAGCATATTAAATGCTCTACAATGCAGATATATAAGACACAAAGAAACTTAAAGAACGTTCTACAAACTTTATGAAACCTTTGTTTATAATGATGGtttaaaaattgttcttcATAGTGCTCAGTTATcgaatttgtttaaaaatcagTGTACGGTTACCGATATCGAATATTTCCATAGATAAGGACTTATCCCAGTGTCTTGTgtttttgtgtatttgtgtggAGGTAAGAGTTAGCAACATAATAAAATAGCTGGTCCAATTGGTTAAACACGATAGCGCAACTAAACAGGAGTTGACAATTGAAGATAGGCCAATTTCGATGTTAGAAGTGCTCGAATTTTGCTGCTGATACGAGGAAACaacataaaatcaaataatatCGAAACAAGGCAAGTGAAGGTAACAATTTTTTGGAAATTCGCTTGGAGGTGGTTACTGGAGTGATGGGGTTTACGATGGCCGCTACTTACATCGTCGCCGGACGTCGCCTGGTGCGCACCTTTCGCCGCCGGATCAGCCACCTCTTCGCACTGACCTACAACCAAGCCTCAAGCAACAAGTTCCACCTGGATGAGTGGTCTTAAGCTCTGATTCGGGGGATCAATGCTCCTGATCGAATGCAGGGGTATCGGAATAATAATTCAATCTGCCTTTACAGGATTATACCTATTGCACCTATGATGTATCTCGCATGCATTAACACACCTTCAGATACCACTGGGCAAGTTATTCAAAGCTGATGCTGCAATTAGACAGCATTAACATGACTTAATTTCTAACTACAGTGTCAGAAACATTTCCAGTTTCAGTTTAAGGTTTTGAAAGAGGCAGAAAAGTTCTCTACCCTTTATATGTTGTATTAACTAAGATTTGGTATGCTTAACCAATTTTGAAGGGCGtttaacataaaatatatgattttAAGTCACATCATAGCAAGTCGGAAATTTCCATACGTTTTTGAGCATTTGCAAGTGACACTGAAGATTTGAGGGTGTGAATTTCAATCCATTTCGAAATGGGATTCACAGTGCAGGCTGGGAGGAAAATCAGACAAACACGAAAAAGTGACTATTTGCGGAAAATGAAGAAACCGTAAATAAATAGCAGTTAAAACGCCCTAAGAaaactgcacacacacacacacacgctctcaacacaccgcacacacacacacacttgcagcGGCATTGAAGATGCATTTGCAATTGCAGTTCGTTTTCGATTTGCGCCATGGAAACGCAAGGCTGTGGAAATTGGCCCAACGGTGTGAAAATCCATGGACCCACTCGTGGTTACCCTCGCAGCTTACCCATTTCATAATATTTGATGGCCGACCGTGTGGGTTTCGGCTATTTGCACAAATTAAATGTTTCTATCGGCGTCGCTTGTGGGGTGGGGTGATGGGGGAGAAAGCGGCGGGAAAAATAGCTGTTATTGGGACACTTCTGATTCCTGCACGGCGATCGTTTTAAGCGTACACTTCAATTGGCGGAGTCTTCGACGTTCGGCAATAATTTCCAATGAATTTTAATCAACGAATATTGTTTGTGAGCCGCGCAAGTGccataataaaaaaatgttccCGATTGCGGCAGTGAGGGTAAACGTTCGCTCTTCCATTCAAGTGCTGGAAAACGTGTAATAGCTACAAATATCGATAGGATGGCCATTTCAGTGGTGCCCACTTCATGAATTTTTAGTTTCTGTGCATATGCAAAGTGATTAGAAAtctaaaataacaaaaataaatgggTTTTGTTGAATTTACTCAATAGGCACTCAGTCACCTTAATGCTGCCAATCACTGCTATTGCAAGTCAATTGACTGCTATTGACTTGCAATAGCAGCCGCCTAGAGGGCGCCAGGGAAACTATGAAAATTCGTGAGCGGTGACAACTCTAGACTTTCAGCTGTTCGCTGGCAGtcaaacaaatatatttatttcaatttcacCGGTAGAAGTGGTAGCTTAGTGATTTTTTAACTTTAATGTTAAGTGTTAAAAGTTGATACAAAAATATAGATCATAATAATCAAGTAAGAAATGTTACTGGATTaatggtttttctttttacgTCTGTCCCACTTTCCTTTTAACTTGACCCATTTGTTGTTGCAAATTCTTGAGGAATTGGCTCgcgttataaataaacaaacaatacTAAACAATTGAATCAACTGTTTTCTCAGTTTGTTTACGTTTATACCAATACAGTGCCAAACTAGTTTTTTCACAAATGCCAAAGTAAAAAAGGAAAGCAAATAAGATAAATAAAGCTCGCCGTCTGTCAACAATCGGCAATTAtgtttatacatacatacatacatgtacgTACATCGGTACATAACGACTGATCTCTCCAATTATTTTGGTTTCGTGGACCCTCAAAGAACGGATTTCTCCAGTTTTTTCAAAGGGTTAAAAAACTTTTCGCACGTTTCGCATTTTTATGCTCAATCCGGTTACAAAATGCTGATAAAACCACTTGAACTACACGTTTCCGTACTGATAAGGACTTTTCTTCTTATCTGACCTCTGGAATTCAATAGTTTATGAACCTACAAGGTCGGCCGGTAAGGGAACTTTATAGATTGTGTTGCAAAAATgtcaaatttatttagtttctattttatatttaaatatttacaaaccGATCCAACAAGAACGTTCCATTTAAACCTCCCCTTTATAGGCGTTTTTCGAAAATCATTCTAGTCGCTCTAATCGGTCTGATTATTTTGAGATACATTATATTCTTTAGTTATTTCACAATGCTACCTAATAGTTCACTAAACGCTGTTAAATTGTTGACTGTTGATTGTGTAAATCGCATTATCATTGCTTGGTGGAACTAATAGCAATTCTAAACTCCTCATTCTTTCCACAAGCgattggcaaatatttgccattgTGGCGTTTGCAAATGatataacaaacaaacaatttcgCCATAATTATTGGCTCTAAATTGAAGAGAATAGTTTGTAAACAAAGCgtaattcaattaaagtgCACATCGTATCTCGTGCCTTCCATCGAGCAATTTGATCACGTTTTAGGCGACCCGAACCAATACTTTCAACTTCGCCAGTTGTTCAGCTAATTGAGCTGGTCGTGTGATCACTGATCAGGAATTCTTCGTTCACGCGATCGTTCTTCAGTCTCTGGCCAGCTACCGAACCGAACTGATCTTCCCCAGAGCTCTCCGTTCCTTCTAGAATTCTAGAAGAATTCGAACCGAAAGAGAACTCGCATTTCGAATGGAACGCGCCCTTCAAAACGACAACAACATCAAAACATTTGTTTAAATACGTGAGTTTTCAACCAAATTCAACGAATTGCGGTTAGATAGACTTTTTAGATtagattgttttaatttggATGAAATGCCATATTATGAGTGAAGTAGGATAGCCATGAAAATAGCTAGACATGtaatttatatcaaatataaatGTGGTAATATCCATTTCCAAAGAATCTTTGCCATTATTACTATATAGataaatatatagatttaGATGGATAGAATTCAGacaacttatttttaaaactgATAATATCGTTGATTGTCATTGGATTCTTGCTAATTTATTGTGACATTTCTGTTCACTTTTAGTTCAAAAAAGATGTAAAACATCACAAACCTGTTTTCGGATagctttgtttaatttatacCATCTAGTTTACTCACTGAGCCATTTGTAATTCTGGCAtctattcttttttatttaccATAAACTCGTATTTCTTCTATTGTTTTGAGTTCTAGACGTTTATTTATGACTTGCTTATTGGTAGTAAATAAGTTGATGTCTTTCTATCTTTCTGTCTGTCACGCAGACGTTTCATAATCAAATGTATAATTATGCGAAATTGGAAAAGTCGTTGAACCTGCGATCTTCAATATATGCGACGTAATTCTATTTTAATCTTGTTGAATATTTTCTATTCCCTTTTTTGGTAATGAGCTGGGAAGTATGTTCTTATGGCTCCAATACATTActcattcttttttttgtattcATCCCACAGAAATAGAAGCCATGAGCCTCAGGAAGTGGGGATACCGCCTGCTGCCGGGTCTAAAGTGGCTGCACGGTTATACTGGCCAAGATGCAGTTTCGGATCTGATAGCCGGAGTGACGGTCGGCCTGACGGTGTTGCCCCAAGGACTGGCCTATGCGACGCTAGCCGGATTGGAGCCACAGTATGGACT from Drosophila mauritiana strain mau12 chromosome 3L, ASM438214v1, whole genome shotgun sequence carries:
- the LOC117141437 gene encoding CCR4-NOT transcription complex subunit 7 isoform X1; this translates as MKWTMPSAISGAPHAHIPSNEECGIRDVWKQNLEEEFRTIRKVVQKYHYVAMDTEFPGVVARPVGEFRSTADYHYQLLRCNVDLLRIIQLGLTFMDDDGKTPPGYSTWQFNFKFNLSEDMYAQDSIDLLQNSGIQFKKHEEDGIDPIDFAELLMSSGIVLVENIKWLCFHSGYDFGYLLKLLTDQNLPPDESEFFDLLHIYFPNIFDIKYLMKSCKNLKGGLQEVADQLELRRVGPQHQAGSDALLTGMAFFKMREMFFEDNIDHAKYSGHLYGLGTSFIVNGTNFHESNGETNSAS
- the LOC117141437 gene encoding CCR4-NOT transcription complex subunit 7 isoform X2 — translated: MPSAISGAPHAHIPSNEECGIRDVWKQNLEEEFRTIRKVVQKYHYVAMDTEFPGVVARPVGEFRSTADYHYQLLRCNVDLLRIIQLGLTFMDDDGKTPPGYSTWQFNFKFNLSEDMYAQDSIDLLQNSGIQFKKHEEDGIDPIDFAELLMSSGIVLVENIKWLCFHSGYDFGYLLKLLTDQNLPPDESEFFDLLHIYFPNIFDIKYLMKSCKNLKGGLQEVADQLELRRVGPQHQAGSDALLTGMAFFKMREMFFEDNIDHAKYSGHLYGLGTSFIVNGTNFHESNGETNSAS